GGGGAGGAGACGGGACGACTGGTGGACCAGCTGCGTTATCTGGCCAGACATTATTACGAAATCATTCAGGGACTGGTGGAGACCCTGAGCAAGATTCTGGAGCCGGTGCTTATCGTCGTCACCGGTTTGATCTTTCTCCTGATCGTAATAGCGTTAATAGGGCCCATCTATGAGCTCATCTCCCAGATACACTGAAGTTCCCGATTATCTGGGCTTTTTCGGCCTGAGGGACCATCCCTTCCGTATTACGCCGGATACGGACTACTTTTATCCCTCGCGAGCCCACAAGGCCGCCCTCGAGGCCCTCAAGTACGGCATTTTGCGGCGGGAGGGATTCCTGGTGCTCACCGGCGAGCCGGGCACGGGCAAGACGCTTCTCATCCGGATGCTCTTTCGGGAGCTTCCCGAAGAGGTGGTTACGGCCATGGTGCTGACGCCGGCCCTGGGGCCGGAGGCCCTCTTCGAGGCCGTTCTGGAGGATCTGGAGATCCGGGCCTCGGGATCCAAAGAGGCCATGCTCAAGACCTTCAGGGATTACCTCTTTGAGCTTTCCCGGCGGGGGCGCACCCTTTTGCTGGTGATCGACGAGGCGCAGAATCTCCCCCCGGAAAGCCTGGAGGAGTTGCGGCTCCTTTCCAACTTTGAGACCGAGAAGGGTAAGCTCCTCCAGATTCTCCTTTCCGGACAGCCCGCCCTGGAGGAGAAGCTCCGCTCCCCGGAGCTGGCCCAGCTGGCCCAGAGGATTACGGTGTGGGAGAGGCTGTCTCCCTTTTCCCGGGAGGAGGTAGCGGACTATGTGCGTTTTCGGCTGGCCCGGGCCGGAGGGGCCGGGATAGTCTTTTCCCGGGGGGCCGAGGGGGAACTCAC
The window above is part of the Thermosulfurimonas sp. F29 genome. Proteins encoded here:
- a CDS encoding ExeA family protein gives rise to the protein MSSSPRYTEVPDYLGFFGLRDHPFRITPDTDYFYPSRAHKAALEALKYGILRREGFLVLTGEPGTGKTLLIRMLFRELPEEVVTAMVLTPALGPEALFEAVLEDLEIRASGSKEAMLKTFRDYLFELSRRGRTLLLVIDEAQNLPPESLEELRLLSNFETEKGKLLQILLSGQPALEEKLRSPELAQLAQRITVWERLSPFSREEVADYVRFRLARAGGAGIVFSRGAEGELTRLSGGIPRVINKIMDRALLVAFARGTHRLSPGLLREAAEAAALPSTAIRTGGKRIRWMAGLVLLVLLLGLAYVYLVGR